TTTTCACTGGATGGCGAGATTTTCAGCTTCTTGTGCTTATGATTCTTAGAGTCCGATCCAGAAGAGTGTCTATTAATTCTCGGGGAGCTGTTTATAGCCCGATGCAGTTTCCTAGCAAGCTCTTCATCTGTACCACAGTTCTCAACTGGTTGGTAGTTTTTATACAAGAGTTGAACTGGGACATGCTTCTTCAACTTATTCTTCTTCTGGTACTTATCCTTGCTACTCGTCTCTTCGGATACAGATGCAACAGCATTCAGGGCAGTCTTAGCAGCAGCTACTGCCTTTGCAGCAATTGCAGCTTTTTCCTCAGCAGCAGCTCGTGCAACTTCAGCTGCCTTAGCTGCAGAAGCTGCAGCTGAACCTGCAGCTACTGCTATCTCCTCGGGTGACATATTAGATCCATTCTTATAAGATTTCAACAAATTATTCAAGCGCGCATCAAATTCACTCAGAGGGCTTGCACTAAATGAAGGGCTAGGGCTCGAACTTGGAATTGGGCTCGGGGTATTTTCTTGTGAGCATGGGGAGTTACTCTCTGAACAGCTCTGTTTCTTCAACCCAGCTAGTAAACGCTTCCGAGGGGGAAGACGAACATCGCCATCTAAATGATTCGTATCACAGTCATTGGCATCCATGTGAAATTCCCTTCTCTATTTTTTAGCAATCTCTAAATACCGAAAACTCGTATTTTCCACATGATGAAAAAACTGGCACAACTA
This genomic stretch from Spinacia oleracea cultivar Varoflay chromosome 3, BTI_SOV_V1, whole genome shotgun sequence harbors:
- the LOC110779264 gene encoding uncharacterized protein; the protein is MDANDCDTNHLDGDVRLPPRKRLLAGLKKQSCSESNSPCSQENTPSPIPSSSPSPSFSASPLSEFDARLNNLLKSYKNGSNMSPEEIAVAAGSAAASAAKAAEVARAAAEEKAAIAAKAVAAAKTALNAVASVSEETSSKDKYQKKNKLKKHVPVQLLYKNYQPVENCGTDEELARKLHRAINSSPRINRHSSGSDSKNHKHKKLKISPSSEKSGVVANGDVVEGGMDCEGSNEEPYAVKLDDKVLSKFTTKADEVEVEVDSGEAESSHSKAKTFTAASDDVCNNGRKRGRIKQKKLPLSICSSKDQSNPKEDPPILTNSLLSRARTDKSTARHVSLLSLERPGENVTPMEVAPTWKCQDFKVSQCINQDKIVQS